The Halioglobus maricola genome segment TACAGCGACATCAACGCCACGGGTGTCATCCAGCCAGGTAGCAGAGTGAGCTATCGCCAGTTGTATGCAGGTGATGCGGCAAGTCTCGCCAGTTACAAAACGTGGCTGGAAGCGCAGCTTGCGCCCGGCCAGCGACTGATTGATGTCAGTGATGGCCAGCCTGGGGTCGGCGAGGCACTCGCCCGGGCAGAGAGCTTTCTGCTATTGGCGGGCAGCCTCGGCGTTGTTCTCGCCGGAGTGGCAATCGCGCTTGCAGCGAGGCGTTTCAGCGAACGCCACAACGACTATGTTGCCGTAATGAAGAGTCTCGGTGCCACGTCCGGAGTCATTAATCGGCTCTATGGGAAGAGCTTGTTTCTGCTCGGAGCCCTCGCGACAGCGCTGGGCTGCCTCCTTGGGTGGTCAATACAGACACTTTTTTTCACCCTGTTCGCCGACCAGTTGCCGGTGCAGCCTGCTCCGAGTGGCGCGCGACCCTACCTGATAGGCGCAGCGACCTCCCTGACTTGCCTGTTAAGTTTTGCCTGGCCACCACTACGACGTCTCGGGCAGGCCAGCCCATTACGCGTGCTGCGCAAGGATATTCCGCTTCACAGTGGCAGAACCCTGGGCGATTACCTGCTCGGGCTCACCGCAGTGAGCCTGCTGATGCTCTGGTATAGCGGCGACTGGAAGCTGACCCTGGCGGTGCTGGCTGGCCTGGCTATTACTGTCGGCCTCGGCATGCTGTTGGCGCTGACTTTATTGCGTGGTGGGCGGCAGTTGGGCATGAGCGCTGGCAGCATCTGGCGCCTGGCCTTGGCAGGCCTACAACGTCGGGGCACTGCAAATGCGCTGCAAGTCGTGATTTTCGCGATGGCGATCATGCTGTTACTGATGCTGGTGCTGGTGCGCACATCTCTGGTGGATGAGTGGCAGATGCAATTGCCCGACGATGCGCCGAACCACTTTATGATTAACATTGGCCCTGACGACATGCAGGCCGTGGACCAGACACTGCGCCAGGCCGACATTCATAGCGAAGCGCTCTATGCCATGATTCGTGGCCGCATGATGGCTATTAACGAGGAGACACTGCCTACCTGGGAGGAAGCGGAAGCGGCTGGTCACGAGCGCCATCAGCGCGAGGCCAACTTTACCTGGTCGGAAAGCCTGCCTGCGGAAAACACCTTGCTGGAAGGTGTCTGGTGGGAGTCGGACTCAGACGAGGCTGTGGTCTCAGTGGAGTCGGGTTTTGCCGAACGATTTGAGCTATCTATAGGCGACGAATTGTCACTTCTCGTAGGCTCACAGC includes the following:
- a CDS encoding ABC transporter permease, whose product is MSITATRMLARDWRGGELGVLILALVLAVGVVSGISAFTSRLQNALEMESHRFLAADLVARSGRQLPAEWLDEASTRDLDVATVLTFPSMVYAGDEAMQLASVKAASDAYPLRGELGFSNDAFAEVQQRERGPLAGEVWLDSRLFPLLGVRVGDMVDVGDASLKVSGAVRSEPDQAVGMYGYGPRLLMHYSDINATGVIQPGSRVSYRQLYAGDAASLASYKTWLEAQLAPGQRLIDVSDGQPGVGEALARAESFLLLAGSLGVVLAGVAIALAARRFSERHNDYVAVMKSLGATSGVINRLYGKSLFLLGALATALGCLLGWSIQTLFFTLFADQLPVQPAPSGARPYLIGAATSLTCLLSFAWPPLRRLGQASPLRVLRKDIPLHSGRTLGDYLLGLTAVSLLMLWYSGDWKLTLAVLAGLAITVGLGMLLALTLLRGGRQLGMSAGSIWRLALAGLQRRGTANALQVVIFAMAIMLLLMLVLVRTSLVDEWQMQLPDDAPNHFMINIGPDDMQAVDQTLRQADIHSEALYAMIRGRMMAINEETLPTWEEAEAAGHERHQREANFTWSESLPAENTLLEGVWWESDSDEAVVSVESGFAERFELSIGDELSLLVGSQPLTAKVTSIRELDWQSMRPNFFLIFPPKLLANYPATFMTSFHLAPENKLFLNQFIREFPTVTVIEMDMVIDQIRSIIDQVSAAIELVLFVILATGGLVLVAGVQASVDARMHESSILRALGASRRLILGGLWIEFAALGFFAGLLAVIAAEMSVAILQLWVMDMHYVPSPWLWPLGIFGGVALIAGLGVWSCRRVVSHPPVAVLREL